The Pongo abelii isolate AG06213 chromosome 19, NHGRI_mPonAbe1-v2.0_pri, whole genome shotgun sequence genome includes the window GGCTCTTTCCCATCCCGTCTCGGCATGGCCCTAACCCCCTTGCCGCATCTCCCTGCCTGCCTGGTCTCTCCCTCTtgcccctgcctctgcctttcAGCTTCTCCTTGGCTCTATTAATGCTTCTCCTCACTGTCCGGTGCCTTTTGTTTTAACAGAACCCCCGCACAGTCCCCGTTCAGCCTGCCTTCTCCACGGTGCCATTCTCCCAGCCTGTCTGTTTCCCACCCAGGCCCAGGGGGTGCAGACAAAAAGTGAGTTCAACACAGAGGCCCTGGGTGGCTGAGCAGACAGTAGGAAGGACCGAGGGTCTGAGAGGCTGGCCCCAGCCAGCAGGCCACCCAGGGCCTACAGGCCCCATCTTGCCCACCCAAGAGTTCCCTGTCTCTGTCTGCCGGGCACCCAGAGCTGGGGACCTGAGGGTCACCCTGGATTCTTCACTCCCTCTTCTTTACATCTCTCCAAGGCAACAACGTGTCTCCCTCCCGAAGCCACTGATGGGGCCCAGGCCTCTGGGATTCCTCACCATGATGACAGGGTTCCAGTTCCCCACCCCTACACACAACCTCTGCCACAGTGACCTTTCTATAAGCAAATCTGATCACACCCTCTCCCTgcttaaaaatcttaaaagcccCCAGCCCTACAAATAAAGCCCAAATTCCCCAGCGGGGCATACAAATTCCTCCCAGTCTGGCCCCAATCCACCTCCCTGCCTCACCCCCAACCCGCAAAGCTCACGCAGACTCTGCAGCTCACTCAAGGCCCTCTCGGGCCACCATGCTTTTGCATATGCTGTCCCTGGTCCCGGAAGCACCCTCTGGCAGCCTGCCCCCAGCACATGCCTAATTGCCCTTCCATGCTCTGCCTAAGTGTCGCTCCTCTGGGAGTCCTCCCCACCCAGAATATTGTTGGATGCTCCCCCATGTCCCCACGGAGTCTGTACATATCTGTGCCATGCCAGTTCACAGCACCCCATTGTAACTGTGTTTGCGTGTCTTTCCCCACCACTCCACCCCCATCTCCCTATGCCCCTGAGGCCCCAGAGGGCCAGGACTGTGGCTTGTTCAtttgcactgtgcctggcactcaGTAGGGACTCAGTGAATGAATGTGGAACGTGGTTCACACAGCCAGGGAGAATGGGATACCAGCCAGGGCCAGAACAGTCTACTGGGTGGGGCAGGATCCAGGACAAGGAGGCGAGCAGCCCTTCCTCTGGCCACTCAAGTAGTGGGGACTGGGAGGAGGGGCGCTTTGTCTATGCAGTCTTCTTGTGGCTCATCACCATACAGACAGGGCACCTGCCTCCTGCCACGCTGACTTCAGGACTGGTCGAGGCCCAGGGAACATTTGCAGGGCAGCCCAACTTTGGCCCTGGCCCTAGcactgggcctgggcctggggaggATAGAAAGTGTGCTGGATATAGTCAGACAGAATTGGCTGCCACTTTGGATTTGATCCCTTCCACCTTGGCAagcttgggcaagttgcttaatctttctgagcctcattgCCTCACTAGGGACGCAGGAGCTGAGGCTGCTTCCCTTGTTGGAAAGCACTGAAGCCCAGGAATCGACCCACAACAGGCCTTCAACAAATACCACTTCTCACCGTATGGGTGAAATATGGCACTGGAAATAATGCTCTTGCCTATGGGAGCTACAGAAAGCATTGAGGTCTCTATCAAACCCACTCTCCTCTCTCTCGAGAGGAACCAGTGGTGATACCCTACCGCCCAACCCCAAAGCCGTGTACACCTGGGGGTAAAAATCTGGGTGCCACGGGCTCAGGAAGGCTTTCTTGGGAGCAAGAGGGAGGTGGGTGTGTCTGGGGAGGCATTTCTGAGCACAGGAGCCTCCCTGGAGTTTGCCATCGTGTCTTCCCATTCTGCGGTGCCTGGGATAACCACTGTTCTGACTCTCCTCACCCCTCCAGCCTACCGGCGTGTGGCCTGCCAACCCGGCTCCCATTGTaagtctcttgttttctttttggatCCTCTTCATTTTGGCTCTTCTGGGCTCATGGAGGAGGCAGGGCCAGGCATTGGGCCTCTCCTattgggagtggggagggcacAGGCCAGGCCCTTGACCGTCTGCCCGGCCTGGTGAGGTTGGGGGTTGGATGTGGTTGGCTGGCCGTGATGGAACAACCTGAGTTGCCGCTCTGTGGGCAGCCATGGAAGACCATGCCCCACATTCACTTCTCTCACCTGCAAAGGGAGGCTAGGCTGAGAGACGTTTCCCCGAGAGGAAAGATGGGCCAGAGCCACCAGCGTCCCTATCTGTCTTCTCCAGGGTTCTAACCTTTGCTCCTCGCTCACCCGCTTGAGAGAAGAAACACCTGGGCCCAATCTCTGTGGGGTCTGTGGGGCCATTGGGCTTGTGGCACCCTCTGGTGGGAGCTGGTGGTTTTCACACGGGAGAGCCTGGGTGAGACCTGGTTTCTTTCTTCCAGACCCAGACAGTCATCCACACAGTGCAGAGCACCCCTGGACAGATGTTCTCTGTAAGTCTAAAGTTCTGGTCAGTTCACAGCTGCACAGTGTCCTCCTTCACCAAAAACTAAACTCCCTAGAGCCCTAGAGTTGGGAAGAAAGTGGTTTAGCAAGGAGGATGGGGATACTAGGGGCTGAGTGCTTGGCTCAGGTGACATGTGGCTAAAGCTTTCCTTGGGACAGCAGAGATTCTGGAAGAAGCAGGGTTTATCCAGTGGTGGAAGAGGCAAGTCCCCTAGAGACCGGGAGGGAAACTGGTCCATCTGTCACCAAGtggggagtgcagtggccccagcAACCGGATGTGAGGTTCCTGGCCCTGCATCCTGGGTCCCCAGGATGTCACTACTGATCACAGGCTTAAGCTCTTCTCCTGATGGTGCAAATCAGGCGGGGGAGCTTAGAATTAGTGGGGCTGCCTGCGGAGGGGTTGAGGGGCAGGTGACCGTGGTGTGGTCCGGGAACATGGCAGGAAGTTCCAAGAAGGCTAACATGAAAAGGGAGGTGGACGGGAGAGTCCAAGGGCCAAAGGCTCACGACGTCAGCCTCACAGTGGAGCCCCCTCTAGAATGCGTGGGTGCGCGTGGGTGAGTGCTCGCACACAATGTGCTCTCCCATTGAATTTCCTGGTTTCTTTTCAACAGACTCCCGCCATCCCACCTATGATGTACCCCCACCCCGCCTATGTAAGTGGTTTCTCAGGGAGGGTGGAGGTTCTGTTTGTGGTGGGCAGACTGGGGATGAAGGGCCGCTGCGGGGGGATCCACTGGccttgaaaaattaaaagcagtcATTTGGTAAGCTGAAGGGCTTCAAAGCATCCAAGAGAATTAGAAGACTGTGGAGAGGAGTTTTCAACCTTAAAACTGTCATGTCAATATGAGCACATTGCATGTCCCTCCCTTTTCACCCCACGAGACGAGTCTTTTTGTGTTTGGCCAAAGTTCCTTTCATGACACTAATCTAAGCCCATTAATTTGAGGAGCACTGGAAAGTTTTCCTTTGACTTTTATGGAACCAAGTAAAGATATCAAGGGCTTCTTCTCAGCTGACAGCCCAAATTCATGGGAACTGGTACAATCTTCCCCTTCCGCGTGGCGGCTGACCTGTCCCCCTTCTTCCGACAGCCGATGCCTTTCATCACCACCATTCCGGGAGGGCTGTACCCATCCAAGTCCATCATCCTGTCGGGCACTGTCCTGCCCAGTGCTCAGAGGTAAGCCAAGGGCTCCAGTGACCTCTGGGAAGAGAAAGCCCTTCAAGGTCAGTCCAGCCATTCCCCTGGCTTCAGGAAGACTACTGATGATGGGGAGGAAATGGGACTCAGAACTCAGTGGACAAAGGTTCAGGTGGGCTGCCCACCCCAGGTTCCACATCAACCTGTGCTCTGGGAGCCACATCGCCTTCCACCTGAACCCCCGTTTTGATGAGAATGCTGTGGTCCGCAACACCCAGATCAACAACTCTTGGGGGTCTGAGGAGCGAAGTCTGCCCCGAAAAATGCCCTTCGTCCGTGGCCAGAGCTTCTCGGTAAGGCACCACAGTCTGGAGCTTGGAGAGGCTCCCATGGGTGCACAGGAGGAGGGGGTAAAGGAGGTCTGAGGTACCTTGAACAGGATGGGGGCTGATACCTCTGGGATGAGGGCCCAGAAGAAGAGAAGGTGGccaacaaattattattattgttattattattactgtccCACACATGAAGGAAGTGTTGGGATCTgctttttcagatgaggaaacaaactcACAAGTGCAGGTTACTTGCTTGTGGTCACACAGTCAGTAAGTGTCAAATCAGACCCAAGAAGGAGGtgttattcatttcttcatttattcaacaaccaTTTTCTTGTCGCCTGCTTTGCGCAGGAAGCACCCCACATGATGGGGGTGCAGTCATGAAGCAGACAGACCGGGTCCTGCCTCCAGGGAGTTTACAATTTAGGTGGGGAAAGAACAAGGAAAGTAAAGCGTGGACAGATTGTCACAGATAACAACAGTGCCACGCACAAAGCAAAACAGAGCGATGAGATAGAGCGAGCCTGGGAGGGGCAGCTAGGGCCAACGTGCAGAGGCGCGGGTGTGGCCTGTCCAGGAACAGCAGGCAGGTGTGCTCTGCCCTGACTACACATTCAAATCACCCAGAGAGCTTACAAAGGAAATATCAGTGCTGGGACCCCAGCCCAGGCCAATGAGGCAGTCAGCTGGGCGttcgtattttaaaaatatgccttaAGTGATTATACTCTGTAGTCAGAGTTGAAAATGACTGATGTAGGGCTTTGCAGCCATGGAAAGGAGCTTGGATTTTAACACAGTGAAAAGTCTCAGGAGTGTTTCAAGCCAGGGAGCAATATACTTTGATTTGTagacagctgtgtgaccttggacaagtgacttaattattctgtgcttcagtttcctcatctacaaaatggagcTAATAATCATGAATTTCCTAGAGTTGTAAGAATGGAATGAGACAGTATCTGTAGCAtgcttaggacagtgcctggcacatggcatgTGTGATAGGAGTGTTAGCTATTGCGAAGGGAAGGAGGTTTTAACATTTGTACCCTGACTGTTTCGTGGAGAAGGCATTGGGGTGGAAAAGACAAGTTAGGAGGCTGATGCTGCAGGAGCCCAGGCCCAGAGCACTCCTCTGTGCTGGGCCTGAGGGATACAGATGGCACAGTCCAGGGCTCCAGTCCCTGACGGGGTGGGAACAGTATTCTAGGACAGGGAAGAGTACAGGGGAAAGAGCACGCACAGCCTGTTTAGTGAAGAGCTGTTGTTCAGTGGGGATAGAGTGCAGGTGTGGGGCTTATTAACaactgaggagggagggagggagggaggagaggggaggctgcagtgagggtgGAGGACTTCCCAAGTGTAGTGCAAACGGCATGATCTCTGCACAGGTGTGGATCTTGTGTGAAGCTCACTCCCTCAAGGTGGCCGTGGATGGTCAGCACCTGTTTGAATACTACCATCGCCTGAGGAACCTGCCCACCATCAACAGACTAGAAGTGGGGGGCGACATCCAGCTGACCCATGTGCAGACATAGGCGGCTTCCTGGCCCCGGGGCCGGGGGCTGGGGTGTGGGGCAGTCTGGGTCTTCTCATCAACCCCACTTCCCAGGCCCAGCCTTTCCAACCCTGCCTGGGATCTGGGCTTTAATGCAGAGGCCATGTCCTTGTCTGGTCCTGCTTCTGGCTACAGCCACCCTCGAACAGAGAAGGCAGCTGACGGGGATTGCCTTCCTCAGCCGCAGCAGCACCTGGGGCTCCAGCTGCTGGAATCCTACCGTCCCAGGAGGCGGGCCCGgtcagggagaggggaggagcgGGCAGTGCAGAGGAAGCCCCATGCTCAGTCCCCTCCCATCCCCCATGCAGCTCCACCCCAGTCCCAAGCCACCAGCTGTCTGCTTCTGGTGGGAGGTGGCCTCCTCAGCCCCTCCTCTCTGACCTTTAACCTCACTCTCCCCTTGCACCCTGCACCAACCCTTCACCCCTCCTGGAAA containing:
- the LOC100431336 gene encoding galectin-9 isoform X2 — protein: MAFSGSQAPYLSPAVPFSGTIQGGLQDGLQITVNGTVLSSSGTRFAVDFQTGFSGKDIAFHFNPRFEDGGYVVCNTRQNGSWGPEERKTHMPFQKGMPFDLCFLVQSSDFKVMVNGSLFVQYFHRVPFHRVDTISVNGSVQLSYISFQNPRTVPVQPAFSTVPFSQPVCFPPRPRGCRQKPTGVWPANPAPITQTVIHTVQSTPGQMFSTPAIPPMMYPHPAYPMPFITTIPGGLYPSKSIILSGTVLPSAQRFHINLCSGSHIAFHLNPRFDENAVVRNTQINNSWGSEERSLPRKMPFVRGQSFSVWILCEAHSLKVAVDGQHLFEYYHRLRNLPTINRLEVGGDIQLTHVQT
- the LOC100431336 gene encoding galectin-9 isoform X1 — encoded protein: MAFSGSQAPYLSPAVPFSGTIQGGLQDGLQITVNGTVLSSSGTRFAVDFQTGFSGKDIAFHFNPRFEDGGYVVCNTRQNGSWGPEERKTHMPFQKGMPFDLCFLVQSSDFKVMVNGSLFVQYFHRVPFHRVDTISVNGSVQLSYISFQPTGVWPANPAPITQTVIHTVQSTPGQMFSTPAIPPMMYPHPAYPMPFITTIPGGLYPSKSIILSGTVLPSAQRFHINLCSGSHIAFHLNPRFDENAVVRNTQINNSWGSEERSLPRKMPFVRGQSFSVWILCEAHSLKVAVDGQHLFEYYHRLRNLPTINRLEVGGDIQLTHVQT